A genome region from Triticum aestivum cultivar Chinese Spring chromosome 2B, IWGSC CS RefSeq v2.1, whole genome shotgun sequence includes the following:
- the LOC123042693 gene encoding pyruvate decarboxylase 2, whose protein sequence is MDNGIGSVDRPKAVRNGVVACPAAFHTSSPAPTIPSAEATLGSHLARRLVEVGVSDVFAVPGDFNLTLLDHLIAEPGLRLVSCCNELNAGYAADGYARAKGVGACAVTFTVGGLSVLNAIAGAYSENLPVICIVGGPNSNDHGTNRILHHTIGLPDFSQELRCFQPVTCHQVVINNLDDAHEQVDKAIATALRESKPVYISVACNLPGVPHPTFFGNPIPYCIVPRQSNQMGLEAALDATVEFLSKAVKPVMVAGPKLRVAKAAAAFAELADASGYAVATMPSAKGLVPETLPRFIGTYWGAVSTSFCVEMVESADAYLIAGPIFNDQSSVGYSFLLKKEKAVIVQPERVTVGNGPTFGCVMMKDFLSELAKRVSMKRNTTAFDNYNRIFVPQGLPRESEPGEPLRVNVLFKHIQQMLTGDSAVIAEAGDSWFNCQKLKLPDGCGYEFQMQYGSIGWSVGALLGYAQAAMGKRVIACIGDGSFQMTAQDVSTMLRCQQKSIIFLINNGGYTIEVVIHDGPYNVIKNWNYTGLVDAIHNGEGMCWTAKATCEEELTAAIETAKGKQDCLCFIEVVVHKDDTSKEVLEWGSRVGTANSRPPNPQY, encoded by the exons ATGGACAATGGTATCGGATCGGTGGACCGGCCCAAGGCGGTACGAAACGGCGTGGTGGCGTGCCCCGCGGCCTTCCACACGTCATCACCGGCGCCCACGATCCCCTCCGCCGAGGCCACGCTGGGCAGTCACCTtgcgcggcggctggtggaggtGGGCGTCAGCGACGTGTTCGCGGTGCCGGGCGACTTCAACCTGACCCTCCTCGACCACCTCATCGCCGAGCCCGGCCTGCGCCTCGTCAGCTGCTGCAACGAGCTCAACGCGGGCTACGCCGCCGACGGGTACGCGCGCGCCAAGGGCGTGGGCGCCTGCGCCGTCACCTTCACCGTTGGCGGCCTCAGCGTGCTcaacgccatcgccggcgcctACAGCGAGAACCTTCCCGTGATCTGCATCGTCGGCGGGCCCAACTCCAACGACCACGGCACCAACCGCATCCTCCACCACACCATCGGCCTCCCCGACTTCTCCCAGGAGCTCCGCTGCTTCCAGCCCGTGACATGCCACCAGGTCGTCATCAACAACCTGGACGACGCTCACGAGCAGGTCGATAAGGCCATCGCGACGGCTCTCAGGGAGAGCAAGCCCGTCTACATCAGCGTCGCCTGCAACCTCCCCGGCGTCCCCCACCCCACCTTCTTCGGCAACCCCATCCCCTACTGCATCGTCCCGAGGCAGAGCAACCAGATGGGACTCGAGGCGGCGCTGGATGCGACGGTGGAGTTCCTCAGCAAGGCGGTGAAGCCGGTCATGGTGGCGGGGCCGAAGCTCCGGGTGGCCAAGGCGGCCGCGGCGTTCGCGGAGCTGGCGGACGCGAGCGGGTACGCGGTGGCGACGATGCCGTCGGCGAAGGGGCTGGTGCCGGAGACGCTGCCGCGGTTCATCGGGACCTACTGGGGCGCGGTCAGCACGTCCTTCTGCGTGGAGATGGTGGAGTCGGCGGACGCGTACCTCATCGCCGGCCCCATCTTCAACGACCAGAGCTCCGTGGGATACTCGTTCCTGCTCAAGAAGGAGAAGGCGGTGATTGTGCAGCCCGAGCGCGTCACCGTCGGCAACGGCCCGACGTTCGGGTGCGTCATGATGAAGGACTTCCTGTCGGAGCTAGCCAAGCGCGTGAGCATGAAGAGGAACACCACGGCATTCGACAACTACAACAGGATCTTTGTGCCGCAGGGGCTGCCGCGGGAGAGCGAGCCCGGGGAGCCGCTGCGCGTCAACGTGCTGTTCAAGCACATCCAGCAGATGCTCACCGGTGACAGCGCCGTCATCGCCGAGGCTGGCGACTCATGGTTCAACTGCCAGAAGCTCAAGCTCCCTGACGGCTGCGG GTACGAGTTCCAGATGCAGTACGGGTCCATCGGGTGGTCCGTCGGGGCGTTGCTAGGGTACGCGCAGGCCGCCATGGGCAAGCGCGTGATCGCCTGCATCGGCGACGGGAGCTTCCAGATGACGGCGCAGGACGTGTCGACGATGCTGCGGTGCCAGCAGAAGAGCATCATCTTCCTCATCAACAACGGCGGGTACACCATTGAGGTGGTGATCCACGACGGGCCCTACAACGTCATCAAAAACTGGAACTACACGGGGCTCGTCGACGCCATCCACAACGGCGAGGGCATGTGCTGGACCGCCAAG GCGACTTGCGAGGAGGAGCTGACAGCCGCGATAGAGACGGCGAAGGGGAAGCAGGACTGCCTGTGCTTCATTGAGGTGGTCGTGCACAAGGACGACACCAGCAAGGAGGTACTGGAATGGGGGTCCAGGGTCGGCACGGCCAACTCCAGGCCGCCCAATCCGCAGTACTAG